The sequence TGGAGCGCCCATTTCATTTCTTGTTGGCTTTCCGAAAGGCTCTGGATGGCAGCATAAATAAACGGCCTGCTATAAGATTCGGCCACTTGAACAAATGCATCATCAAGCACAGCCCTTTCAAACAAATCGGCTGTTTCAGGCGCTGTTTTATACAACAGCAAGTCTCGATAGTATAACAGCAAATCTTCCAAAAGCCTTTTCGGGTCTTTTCCGCCTTTGAGCGTTTCGTCAATGGTTTCCAGGACGAGGCGCGCATTTTGCTTTTCCAACGCTGCTGCCAATTGATGCAGCGCTTCTCGGGAAACAGCGCCGGTAATTGTTAAAACATCTTCGGTAGAGACTTTTTCATCTGAAAAGGAAATGGCTTGATCAAGCAAACTAAGGGCATCACGGGCGCCTCCATCAGCTGCTCGGGCAATCAGCTCAATCGCCTCTTCTTCATAAGGCTGTTGGTTGCTGTCAAGTATGAACTTCATCCGATTGATTAGCGCTTCATTTGAGATTGGTTTAAAATCAAAGCGTTGACACCGCGAAAGAATCGTTAACGGAATTTTGTGGGGCTCCGTCGTTGCCAAAATAAAAATCACATGAGCTGGCGGTTCTTCTAATGTTTTTAGAAGGGCATTAAAAGCCCCTGTTGAAAGCATATGGACTTCATCTATAATATACACTTTATAGGCAACTTCGCTCGGCGCAAATTTCACTTTGTCGCGTATATCACGTATTTCATCTACGCCATTATTGGAAGCCGCGTCAATTTCAATCACATCGACAACCGAACCAGTCGTAATTCCTACACAGGCATCGCACTCATTACAAGGTTCTGCGACTGGAGCTTGTTTGCAGTTGATCGCTTTGGCGACAATTTTCGCTGCACTCGTTTTCCCCGTCCCCCGTGGGCCTGAAAACAAGTAGGCGTGCGCAAGCTTTTGTTGCAAAAGTGCGTTTTTTAATGTTTTTGTAATATGTGATTGCCCGACAACATCTTCTAGTAACTGCGGGCGCCACACACGGTAAAGGGCTTGATAGCTCATCGGCTCCCCCCTTCTTCTTCATTCGGTATCATTATTATAGCCTTTTCTATTTCCGGTTTAAAGAGCGCTCCATAAAAACTTGTTTTGCCCGTATCCTTTTTGCTCGCAAAAACGTTCTTATTTATATAGAAAGCAAAAGAAAGGAGATGCTTCGATGACAAACAACCGCACAGTTGACTTTCAAAAGGCTTGGGACAAATATGCCCAAAGCACAAAAATCACTGTTTGGCTTTAACAAAAAATCGTTGGGAAGCGGAAGATTTATACCATGACACATGGCTCAAAGCTTGGTCCCATTGGCACAAGGCAGGCTTAACTCAGCTCACAAATGCTTATTTTACTAAGATTGCCAAGCATACATTTATCGACTACTGCCGCAAAACAAAAAGGCAGCCTTCGCAAAAACCTTTGGCTGAAACGAGCGCTGCCACATTTAACGCCGGCTCAGACAT is a genomic window of Shouchella clausii containing:
- the dnaX gene encoding DNA polymerase III subunit gamma/tau translates to MSYQALYRVWRPQLLEDVVGQSHITKTLKNALLQQKLAHAYLFSGPRGTGKTSAAKIVAKAINCKQAPVAEPCNECDACVGITTGSVVDVIEIDAASNNGVDEIRDIRDKVKFAPSEVAYKVYIIDEVHMLSTGAFNALLKTLEEPPAHVIFILATTEPHKIPLTILSRCQRFDFKPISNEALINRMKFILDSNQQPYEEEAIELIARAADGGARDALSLLDQAISFSDEKVSTEDVLTITGAVSREALHQLAAALEKQNARLVLETIDETLKGGKDPKRLLEDLLLYYRDLLLYKTAPETADLFERAVLDDAFVQVAESYSRPFIYAAIQSLSESQQEMKWALQPKIVLEMAVIKLMQLAPAQDMAQVGNEEMRALQEKVKRLEEELASVKQGNTFDKSEPAPAQKERRRMQPRAPQQGKATPAAARELVENANKADLQETVSQWGAIMEKIKGESVPAHAWLSDSKPVAASDTKVLLAFQNEMHRDMMDTKFRGVLCQVLKQTFGSRHDFVTLLNQQWQQIKAEYVKDKQTDHPQEADPLIDEAVKLVGEDLIEIIDS